One Natrinema longum genomic window carries:
- the cutA gene encoding divalent-cation tolerance protein CutA, translated as MPTVYITAPPDAADELAATLVEERLAACVNRLSTTSTYRWDGDVHHDEEAVLLAKTTDDAYDDLVERVRESHPYDVPCLERFDESDVLEPFAAWRADVVE; from the coding sequence ATGCCGACGGTATACATCACGGCCCCGCCGGATGCGGCCGACGAACTCGCGGCGACGCTGGTCGAGGAGCGACTCGCCGCCTGCGTCAATCGACTCTCGACGACCTCGACCTACCGCTGGGACGGCGACGTTCACCACGACGAGGAGGCGGTGTTGCTCGCGAAGACGACCGACGACGCCTACGACGACCTCGTCGAACGCGTCCGGGAGTCCCATCCCTATGACGTCCCCTGTCTCGAGCGATTCGACGAGAGCGACGTCCTCGAACCGTTCGCCGCGTGGAGAGCGGACGTCGTCGAGTAG